From uncultured Roseateles sp., the proteins below share one genomic window:
- a CDS encoding MFS transporter: protein MPPQRHLPGAIWALGFVSLLMDVSSELIHSLLPVFMVGALGASALTLGLIEGAAEATALIVKVFSGALSDYFGKRKPLAVLGYGLGALSKPLFALASSAGMVLGARLIDRVGKGLRGAPRDALVADLAPPGMRGAAFGLRQSLDTVGAFVGPLLAMVLMLLWANDFRAVFWVAVIPGLLSVALLAFGVKEPERPTPAQRINPISRAHLLRLPAEFWWTVALGGLFTLARFSEAFLVLRVTQGGLPLAYTPLVLVGMNAVYALAAYPCGRWADRWPVSYLLVPGVALLLAADLVLASGVTAGYLALGIGLWGLHMAMTQGLLAALVAKTAPDDLRGTAYGMFNLCSGLSMLVASGLAGWLWDSRGAPSTFIAGAGFCLLSLALMLHPGLRRLMAQPA, encoded by the coding sequence ATGCCTCCTCAACGTCATTTGCCCGGCGCCATTTGGGCCCTGGGCTTTGTCAGCCTGCTGATGGACGTGTCGTCCGAGCTGATACACAGCCTGCTGCCCGTCTTCATGGTCGGCGCTTTGGGCGCCAGCGCACTGACCCTGGGGCTGATCGAGGGTGCTGCCGAGGCCACGGCGCTGATCGTCAAGGTGTTCTCAGGCGCCCTGAGCGACTACTTCGGCAAACGCAAGCCGCTGGCGGTGCTGGGCTACGGCCTGGGCGCCCTCTCCAAACCGCTGTTCGCCCTGGCCAGCAGCGCCGGCATGGTGCTTGGCGCCCGGCTGATCGATCGCGTCGGCAAGGGCCTGCGTGGCGCGCCGCGCGATGCCCTGGTCGCCGACCTGGCACCCCCCGGCATGCGCGGTGCAGCCTTCGGTCTGCGCCAGTCGCTGGACACGGTCGGCGCCTTTGTCGGCCCGCTGCTGGCGATGGTGCTGATGCTGCTGTGGGCGAACGACTTCCGTGCGGTGTTCTGGGTGGCGGTGATTCCGGGCCTGCTGTCGGTGGCCCTGCTGGCTTTCGGTGTGAAGGAGCCCGAGCGGCCGACACCGGCCCAGCGCATCAATCCGATCAGCCGCGCGCACCTGCTACGCCTGCCGGCGGAGTTTTGGTGGACAGTGGCACTCGGCGGCCTGTTCACGCTGGCGCGCTTCTCCGAGGCCTTTCTGGTGCTGCGCGTCACCCAGGGCGGCCTGCCGCTGGCCTACACGCCGCTGGTGCTGGTGGGCATGAATGCTGTGTATGCGCTGGCCGCCTACCCCTGCGGCCGATGGGCTGACCGCTGGCCCGTCAGCTACCTGCTGGTACCCGGCGTGGCCCTGCTGCTGGCGGCCGACCTGGTGCTGGCCAGCGGTGTGACGGCCGGCTATCTGGCGCTCGGCATAGGGCTGTGGGGCCTGCATATGGCGATGACCCAGGGCCTGCTGGCGGCCCTGGTGGCCAAGACAGCGCCCGACGATCTGCGGGGCACGGCCTACGGCATGTTCAATCTGTGCAGCGGCCTGTCGATGCTGGTGGCCAGCGGGCTGGCCGGCTGGCTCTGGGACAGCCGGGGGGCGCCAAGCACCTTCATCGCCGGTGCCGGGTTTTGCCTGCTCAGCCTCGCACTGATGCTGCACCCCGGGCTGCGGCGGCTGATGGCTCAGCCCGCATAG
- a CDS encoding lytic transglycosylase domain-containing protein, which translates to MDRRALLGAALAWPLASLPRPAWAGAQVEEPLADSVRSALSAAVANSAPPRPSFDNIDQRMGYLRWLGEMSERLKKRKSEHVTRVEFLETVWYEAKRAGLEPALVLGLVQVESGFRKYAISSAGARGYMQVMPFWARLIGDGDPAQLFHMQTNLRFGCVILRHYLDVERGDLFLTLGRYNGSRGRPEYPNAVFAVRKLWQLPGETPSGR; encoded by the coding sequence ATGGACAGGCGCGCCCTGCTGGGCGCCGCCCTGGCTTGGCCGCTGGCCTCACTGCCGCGGCCGGCCTGGGCGGGCGCCCAGGTCGAGGAGCCGCTGGCCGATTCGGTGCGTTCGGCCTTGTCGGCGGCGGTGGCCAATAGCGCACCGCCCCGGCCCAGTTTCGACAATATCGACCAGCGCATGGGCTATCTGCGGTGGCTGGGCGAGATGAGCGAGCGGCTGAAGAAGCGCAAGAGCGAACATGTCACCCGTGTCGAGTTTCTCGAGACCGTCTGGTACGAGGCCAAGCGGGCGGGCCTGGAGCCGGCCTTGGTGCTGGGTCTGGTGCAGGTCGAGAGCGGCTTCCGCAAATACGCGATCAGTTCGGCCGGTGCCCGCGGCTATATGCAGGTGATGCCGTTCTGGGCGAGGCTGATCGGCGATGGCGATCCGGCTCAGCTGTTCCATATGCAGACCAATCTGCGCTTCGGCTGCGTGATCCTGCGGCACTACCTCGATGTGGAGCGCGGCGATCTGTTCCTGACCCTGGGCCGCTACAACGGCAGCCGCGGCCGGCCGGAATACCCGAATGCGGTGTTCGCGGTGCGCAAGCTGTGGCAACTGCCCGGCGAGACGCCCTCAGGACGCTGA
- a CDS encoding 3'-5' exonuclease — MQTVAVIDFETTGMSPGQGARATEIAAVLVRDGRIVDRFQSLMNSGAWVPPFIEQLTGITNAMLRTAPSAESVMRDVARFTRGCPLVAHNAAFDRGFWQTEIARADCEPDPAHQFACTLLLARRLYPQAPNHKLGSLARFHALPSAGRAHRALADAEVTAHLLMRVQDDVQDRFCNELGGGAVDHRLLMALQKANKLALARCVTGHVKASAVLA; from the coding sequence ATGCAGACCGTAGCCGTGATCGACTTTGAAACCACCGGCATGTCGCCCGGCCAGGGGGCCCGTGCCACCGAGATTGCCGCCGTGCTGGTGCGGGACGGCCGCATCGTCGATCGATTCCAGAGCCTGATGAACAGCGGTGCCTGGGTACCGCCCTTCATCGAGCAGTTGACCGGCATCACCAACGCCATGCTGCGGACCGCGCCCAGCGCCGAATCGGTGATGCGCGATGTCGCCCGTTTCACCCGCGGCTGCCCGCTGGTGGCCCACAACGCGGCCTTCGACCGGGGCTTCTGGCAGACCGAGATCGCCCGCGCCGACTGCGAGCCCGATCCGGCCCACCAGTTCGCCTGCACACTGCTGCTGGCGCGGCGCCTGTACCCGCAGGCGCCGAACCACAAGCTGGGCAGCCTGGCCCGTTTCCATGCGCTGCCCTCCGCCGGCCGCGCCCACCGGGCGCTGGCCGATGCCGAGGTCACCGCGCATCTGCTGATGCGGGTGCAGGACGATGTGCAAGACCGCTTCTGCAATGAGCTGGGCGGTGGTGCTGTCGATCACCGTTTGCTGATGGCGCTGCAGAAGGCCAACAAGCTGGCGCTGGCCCGCTGTGTGACTGGCCATGTCAAGGCCAGCGCGGTACTGGCCTGA
- the grxD gene encoding Grx4 family monothiol glutaredoxin, protein MNEVQQRIDALVKGNHVVLFMKGTAQFPMCGFSGRAIQILKACGVNELKTVNVLEDEGIRQGIKEYANWPTIPQLYVNGEFVGGSDIMMEMYEAGELQQVISAT, encoded by the coding sequence ATGAACGAAGTTCAGCAACGCATCGACGCCCTGGTCAAGGGCAACCACGTCGTGCTTTTCATGAAGGGCACGGCCCAGTTCCCGATGTGCGGCTTCTCCGGCCGCGCGATCCAGATCCTCAAGGCCTGTGGCGTCAACGAACTCAAGACCGTCAATGTGCTGGAAGACGAGGGCATACGCCAGGGCATCAAGGAATACGCCAACTGGCCGACCATTCCCCAGCTCTATGTCAACGGCGAATTCGTCGGCGGCTCGGACATCATGATGGAGATGTACGAGGCCGGTGAGTTGCAGCAAGTGATCAGCGCAACCTGA
- a CDS encoding RNA pyrophosphohydrolase: MLDREGFRPNVGIILLNHRNLVFWGKRIRTHSWQFPQGGIKHGETPEQAMYRELHEEVGLKIEHVRILARTRDWLRYEVPEHFIRRDARGHYRGQKQIWFLLQLTGRDSDLNLRATNHPEFDAWRWNDYWVPLESVIEFKRGVYEMALTELARYLPRNNYHNRYLRSGMRPHRDDGHPDDGQHSGHGELEEQQPLPPIEPN; this comes from the coding sequence ATGCTCGACCGTGAGGGGTTTCGACCCAACGTCGGCATCATCCTGCTCAACCACAGGAACCTGGTGTTCTGGGGCAAACGCATCCGGACCCATTCCTGGCAGTTCCCGCAAGGGGGCATCAAGCACGGCGAGACGCCCGAGCAGGCGATGTACCGTGAGCTCCACGAAGAAGTGGGACTCAAGATTGAACATGTCCGTATTCTGGCGCGCACCCGCGACTGGCTGCGCTATGAGGTGCCCGAGCATTTCATTCGCCGCGACGCGCGTGGCCACTATCGGGGGCAGAAACAGATCTGGTTTCTGCTGCAGCTGACCGGCCGCGACAGCGACCTGAACCTGCGCGCCACCAACCATCCGGAGTTCGACGCCTGGCGCTGGAACGACTACTGGGTGCCGCTGGAATCGGTGATCGAGTTCAAGCGCGGGGTCTACGAGATGGCGCTGACCGAGTTGGCCCGCTACCTGCCGCGCAACAATTATCACAACCGCTATCTGCGCTCGGGCATGCGCCCGCACCGCGATGACGGCCATCCGGATGATGGCCAGCACAGCGGGCATGGCGAGCTGGAGGAGCAGCAGCCGCTGCCACCGATCGAGCCGAACTGA
- a CDS encoding diguanylate cyclase: MLAKSRLRGLQRVGGGLSLGADLLLALLALAVLGMLALADTGLSVALQLGLAGLGALAVLGLGLRAVRASRQAGELARDSVHSDLLTETQQANQRLEDAINALPEGFAYYDPDDKLVVCNQRYRELYPEMAMQLLTGVSFEQTLRFGVGRAQFPEAEGRAEGWIAERMERHRRADGTPFVVKLPGSRWVRINERRTAEGALTSFHTFVTDLMRREQELVAVNARLAESEARIQSIFENAVVAVLLFDEQGRILSANASTERLFGFPAPALIGQSVLMFTDAPGGVRDELELAEFMADRLPAMLGQSRDVKLRHRDGHILTVNLGVTEARAGEQRQFVAMMRDISQQVAQQQALRDANDRLEHLSSTDALTGLANRRKFEEQLQTEWMRGARQRSPLALLVADVDHFKRYNDHYGHVAGDGCLQQVAQVLGRYARRSGDLAARYGGEEFALLLPGLDAAAALRVAEACVQEVLAAQIPHANAPDLAVVSLSVGVVSLLPNADHTPSHLIEQADKALYRAKAQGRSRALLYASD, from the coding sequence ATGCTCGCGAAGTCCCGACTGCGCGGCCTGCAACGGGTCGGGGGCGGGCTGTCGCTGGGCGCCGACCTGCTGCTGGCCTTGCTGGCGCTCGCGGTGCTGGGAATGCTGGCGCTGGCAGACACCGGTCTGTCGGTGGCCCTGCAATTGGGGCTCGCCGGGCTGGGCGCGCTGGCGGTGCTGGGGCTCGGGCTGCGTGCCGTGCGTGCCTCGCGCCAGGCGGGGGAACTGGCGCGTGACAGCGTGCATTCCGATCTGCTGACCGAGACTCAACAGGCCAACCAGCGCTTGGAGGATGCCATCAATGCCTTGCCGGAGGGCTTCGCCTACTACGACCCAGACGACAAGCTGGTGGTCTGCAACCAGCGCTACCGCGAGCTCTACCCCGAGATGGCAATGCAGTTGCTGACCGGCGTGAGCTTCGAGCAGACGCTGCGTTTCGGCGTCGGCCGTGCGCAGTTTCCCGAGGCCGAAGGGCGGGCCGAGGGCTGGATTGCCGAGCGCATGGAGCGTCACCGCCGTGCCGACGGCACCCCTTTCGTCGTCAAGCTGCCGGGCAGCCGCTGGGTGCGCATCAATGAGCGGCGCACGGCCGAGGGCGCGCTGACCTCCTTCCACACTTTCGTCACCGACCTGATGCGCCGCGAGCAGGAGTTGGTGGCGGTCAACGCCCGGCTGGCAGAGAGCGAAGCACGCATCCAGTCGATCTTCGAGAACGCGGTGGTGGCGGTGCTGTTGTTCGACGAGCAGGGGCGCATTTTGTCCGCCAATGCCAGTACCGAGCGCCTGTTCGGCTTTCCGGCACCGGCCCTCATCGGACAGAGCGTGCTGATGTTCACCGACGCCCCGGGCGGCGTGCGCGACGAACTGGAGCTGGCCGAGTTCATGGCGGACCGCCTGCCGGCGATGCTGGGCCAGTCGCGTGATGTCAAGCTGCGCCACCGCGACGGTCACATCCTGACCGTCAATCTGGGCGTGACCGAGGCCCGAGCCGGCGAGCAGCGCCAGTTCGTGGCAATGATGCGCGATATCTCGCAGCAGGTGGCCCAGCAGCAGGCGCTGCGGGATGCGAACGACAGGCTGGAACATCTGTCCAGCACCGATGCGCTGACCGGCCTGGCGAATCGCCGAAAGTTCGAGGAGCAGCTGCAGACGGAGTGGATGCGCGGCGCGCGCCAGCGCTCGCCGCTGGCCCTGCTGGTGGCCGATGTGGACCATTTCAAGCGCTACAACGACCACTATGGTCATGTGGCCGGCGACGGCTGCCTGCAGCAGGTGGCCCAGGTGCTGGGTCGCTACGCACGGCGCTCCGGCGACCTGGCGGCCCGCTATGGCGGCGAGGAGTTTGCCCTGCTGTTGCCGGGGCTGGACGCAGCGGCAGCGCTGCGTGTGGCCGAGGCATGCGTGCAGGAAGTGCTGGCGGCACAGATCCCCCATGCCAATGCGCCCGATCTGGCCGTCGTCAGCCTGAGCGTTGGCGTGGTCAGCCTGCTGCCCAATGCTGACCACACGCCGTCGCACTTGATCGAGCAGGCCGACAAGGCGCTGTACCGCGCCAAGGCCCAGGGGCGCAGCCGCGCCTTGCTGTACGCCAGCGATTGA
- a CDS encoding proline--tRNA ligase: MKASQFFISTLKEAPTDAEVASHKLMMRAGMIKRLGAGIYNYMPMGLRVIRKVEAIIREEMNRAGAVELLMPVVQPAELWQETGRFEAMGPELMRVKDRHGRDFVIQPTSEEVITDIARQELRSYKQLPKNFYHIQTKFRDERRPRFGLMRGREFTMKDAYSFDRDVESGTRSYQAMYDAYCRIFDRMGLQYRAVAADSGAIGGDVSQEFQVIAETGEDAIVYCPTSDFAANIEKAEAVGLIAQRAAASQALTKTPTPGKSTCADVAQFLNLPLAQTVKSLVLATDELNDKGEIVKSVVWLLLLRGDHDLNEVKTSKVEGLKNGFRFATVGEIDDHFGTKPGYLGPIGLKKPVKIVADRTVANMSDFVCGANEADFHITGVNWGRDLPEPDAVADIRNIVAGDPSPDGKGVLAIQRGIEVGHVFLLGTKYSEPMKANFLDENGKPQPMVMGCYGIGVTRILGAAIEQNHDERGIIWPNGIAPFTAVICPIGYDRSADVKSAADSLYAELMAAGVDVLLDDRGERPGAMLADWELVGVPHRVVLGDRGLKEGHVEYQGRRDTEASKLALADVAAHLRAQLAS, translated from the coding sequence ATGAAAGCCTCCCAGTTCTTCATTTCCACGCTCAAAGAAGCGCCCACCGACGCCGAAGTTGCCAGCCACAAGCTGATGATGCGAGCCGGCATGATCAAGCGCCTGGGCGCGGGCATCTACAACTACATGCCCATGGGCCTGCGGGTGATTCGCAAGGTCGAGGCCATCATCCGCGAGGAGATGAACCGCGCCGGGGCCGTCGAGCTGCTGATGCCGGTGGTGCAGCCGGCCGAGCTGTGGCAGGAGACGGGCCGCTTCGAGGCGATGGGGCCGGAGCTGATGCGCGTGAAAGATCGCCATGGCCGCGACTTCGTGATCCAGCCGACCTCCGAGGAGGTGATCACCGACATCGCCCGCCAGGAGCTGCGCAGCTACAAGCAGCTGCCGAAGAATTTCTATCACATCCAGACCAAGTTCCGTGACGAGCGCCGTCCGCGTTTCGGTCTGATGCGCGGGCGCGAGTTCACGATGAAGGATGCTTATTCCTTCGACCGTGATGTCGAGTCCGGCACGCGCAGCTACCAGGCGATGTACGACGCCTACTGCCGCATCTTCGACCGCATGGGCTTGCAATACCGCGCCGTGGCGGCCGACTCGGGCGCGATCGGCGGCGATGTGTCGCAGGAGTTCCAGGTCATTGCCGAGACCGGCGAGGACGCCATCGTCTACTGCCCGACCAGCGACTTCGCCGCCAATATCGAAAAGGCGGAGGCGGTGGGCCTGATCGCCCAGCGCGCTGCCGCCTCGCAGGCGCTGACCAAGACGCCGACGCCGGGCAAGAGCACCTGCGCCGATGTGGCCCAGTTCCTGAACCTGCCGCTGGCGCAGACTGTCAAGTCGTTGGTGCTGGCCACCGATGAGTTGAACGACAAGGGCGAGATCGTCAAGAGCGTGGTCTGGCTGCTGCTGCTGCGCGGCGATCATGACCTGAACGAGGTCAAGACCAGCAAGGTCGAGGGCCTAAAGAATGGCTTCCGCTTTGCCACCGTGGGCGAGATCGACGACCACTTCGGCACCAAGCCGGGCTACCTCGGTCCTATCGGTTTGAAAAAGCCGGTGAAGATCGTTGCCGACCGCACTGTCGCGAACATGAGCGACTTCGTCTGCGGCGCTAACGAGGCCGACTTCCATATCACCGGCGTCAACTGGGGCCGTGATCTGCCCGAGCCCGATGCCGTGGCCGACATCCGCAACATCGTCGCTGGTGATCCCTCGCCCGATGGCAAGGGCGTGCTGGCCATACAGCGCGGCATCGAGGTCGGCCATGTGTTCCTGCTCGGCACCAAGTACAGCGAGCCGATGAAGGCCAACTTCCTGGACGAAAACGGCAAGCCGCAACCGATGGTGATGGGCTGCTACGGCATCGGCGTGACCCGCATCCTGGGCGCCGCCATCGAGCAAAACCATGACGAGCGCGGCATCATCTGGCCCAACGGCATCGCGCCGTTCACGGCCGTGATCTGCCCGATCGGCTATGACCGCAGCGCCGACGTCAAATCCGCCGCCGACAGCCTCTATGCGGAGTTGATGGCTGCCGGCGTGGACGTGCTGCTGGACGACCGCGGTGAGCGCCCCGGCGCGATGCTGGCTGACTGGGAGCTGGTGGGCGTGCCGCACCGCGTGGTGCTGGGCGACCGAGGCCTGAAGGAAGGCCACGTCGAGTACCAGGGCCGCCGCGACACCGAGGCCAGCAAGCTGGCTCTGGCCGATGTGGCCGCGCATCTGCGGGCCCAGCTCGCCTCGTGA
- a CDS encoding UbiX family flavin prenyltransferase, with protein sequence MTGQRLVLGITGATGAVYGLRLLQRARELGVQTHLIVTPAGVLNVHHELGLSRSELEAEADLAYAPADVGACIASGSFATAAMIVAPCSMKTLASVAHGFGDNLLTRAADVTLKERRRLILMVRETPFNLAHLRNMTAVTEMGGIVFPPLPAFYHHPKSIAEMVNDTVERVLELAGIATAQPQAWAGLRDKNSAS encoded by the coding sequence CTGACGGGCCAGCGCCTGGTCCTCGGGATCACGGGCGCGACCGGTGCGGTGTATGGTTTGCGGCTCTTGCAGCGCGCCCGCGAATTGGGCGTGCAGACGCACTTGATCGTCACGCCCGCCGGCGTGCTCAATGTGCACCACGAGCTGGGTCTGAGCCGCAGCGAGCTGGAAGCCGAGGCCGATCTGGCTTATGCGCCGGCCGACGTCGGCGCCTGCATTGCCAGCGGCAGCTTCGCGACCGCCGCGATGATTGTCGCGCCCTGCTCGATGAAGACGCTGGCCTCGGTGGCCCATGGCTTTGGCGACAATCTGCTGACACGCGCGGCCGATGTGACGCTGAAGGAGCGCCGCCGGCTGATACTGATGGTGCGCGAGACACCATTCAACCTGGCCCATCTGCGCAATATGACGGCCGTGACCGAGATGGGCGGCATCGTCTTCCCGCCGCTGCCGGCCTTTTATCACCACCCGAAGTCGATAGCCGAGATGGTCAATGACACGGTGGAACGGGTGCTGGAGCTGGCGGGCATCGCCACCGCCCAGCCTCAGGCCTGGGCCGGGCTCAGGGACAAGAATTCAGCGTCCTGA
- a CDS encoding carboxyl transferase domain-containing protein, protein MRHIQIHAPMACTVLVVAAQAGEAVRAGQTLLVLEAMKMEHEIQAPQDGHVAELLASVGELVQEGDLLMSLTALATTSEAAGPAQEQTPTATRADLQALQTRMALTRDSSRPQAIAKRHALGLRSARENIADLCDAGSFSEYGALAVAAQASRRSADDLQRNTPADGQVCGTAAINGQPCAVLAYDATVLAGTQGMRNHQKTDRLLGVALQQRLPLVLFAEGGGGRPGDTDMPIVAGLHVTTFASHARLSGQVPMVGIAAGRCFAGNAALLGCCDVIIATEASNIGMGGPAMVEGGGLGIFAPEQIGPSEVQARNGVIDVRVRDEAEAVAVARQYLGYFQGSAADWACSPPELLRQVLPDSRNRSYDMRALMQQLADTGSLLELRPGFGLSVLTALARIEGRPIGLLASNPAHLGGAIDADAADKTARFMRLCNTHGLPLVSLIDTPGFMVGPDTEATAQVRHVSRIFVAAAHLRVPLLALVIRKGYGLGAMALAGGGFHAPLATAAWPSAEFGAMGLEGAVRLGYRKELEAQPEGPAREALFQSLLQQQIANGSALNMATTLEIDAVIDPADSRRWLSQGLAAGKIGPLLPGGLDTW, encoded by the coding sequence ATGCGACACATTCAAATCCATGCGCCCATGGCCTGCACCGTGCTGGTGGTGGCCGCGCAAGCCGGCGAGGCGGTACGCGCCGGCCAGACCCTGCTGGTGCTCGAAGCGATGAAGATGGAGCACGAGATCCAGGCGCCTCAGGACGGCCACGTCGCCGAATTGCTGGCCAGCGTGGGCGAGCTGGTGCAGGAGGGCGATCTCCTGATGAGCCTGACGGCGCTGGCCACGACATCGGAAGCGGCCGGGCCCGCACAGGAGCAAACCCCGACCGCAACGCGTGCCGATCTGCAGGCGCTGCAGACCCGCATGGCGCTGACCCGGGACAGCAGCCGCCCGCAGGCCATCGCCAAGCGCCATGCCCTGGGCCTGCGCAGCGCACGCGAGAACATCGCCGACTTGTGCGATGCCGGCAGCTTCAGCGAATACGGGGCGCTCGCCGTCGCCGCCCAGGCCAGCCGCCGCAGTGCCGATGATCTGCAACGCAACACACCGGCCGATGGCCAGGTCTGCGGCACAGCAGCCATCAACGGCCAGCCCTGCGCGGTGCTGGCCTATGACGCCACCGTGCTGGCCGGCACGCAGGGCATGCGCAACCACCAGAAGACCGACCGCCTGCTGGGCGTGGCCCTGCAACAGCGGCTACCCCTGGTGCTGTTCGCCGAGGGCGGTGGCGGCCGGCCCGGCGACACCGACATGCCCATCGTCGCCGGCCTGCACGTGACGACCTTCGCCAGCCACGCGCGGCTCAGCGGCCAGGTGCCCATGGTCGGCATCGCCGCCGGGCGCTGCTTTGCCGGCAATGCGGCGCTGCTCGGCTGCTGCGACGTGATCATCGCGACCGAGGCCAGCAATATCGGCATGGGCGGGCCGGCCATGGTCGAGGGCGGGGGGCTGGGCATCTTCGCCCCGGAGCAGATCGGCCCCAGCGAGGTGCAGGCGCGCAACGGCGTGATCGATGTGCGGGTACGGGATGAGGCCGAGGCGGTTGCCGTGGCCAGGCAGTATCTGGGCTACTTTCAAGGCTCAGCGGCCGACTGGGCCTGCAGCCCGCCGGAGCTGCTGCGCCAGGTCCTGCCCGACAGCCGCAACCGCAGCTACGACATGCGGGCGCTGATGCAGCAGCTGGCCGACACCGGCTCGCTGTTGGAGTTGCGCCCCGGCTTCGGCCTCTCGGTGCTGACGGCGCTGGCCCGCATCGAGGGAAGGCCGATCGGCCTGCTGGCCAGCAACCCGGCCCATCTGGGCGGGGCGATCGATGCTGATGCCGCCGACAAGACCGCCCGCTTCATGCGCCTGTGCAACACCCACGGCCTGCCGCTGGTGTCGCTGATCGACACGCCGGGCTTCATGGTCGGCCCCGACACCGAGGCGACGGCCCAGGTGCGCCATGTCAGCCGCATCTTTGTGGCTGCGGCCCATCTGAGGGTGCCGCTGCTGGCGCTGGTGATACGCAAGGGCTATGGCCTGGGCGCGATGGCTTTGGCCGGCGGCGGCTTCCACGCACCGCTGGCCACGGCCGCCTGGCCCAGCGCCGAGTTCGGTGCGATGGGGCTGGAGGGCGCGGTGCGGCTGGGCTATCGCAAGGAGCTGGAGGCGCAGCCCGAAGGGCCGGCGCGCGAGGCGCTGTTCCAGTCGCTGCTGCAACAGCAGATCGCCAACGGCAGCGCGCTGAATATGGCGACGACCTTGGAAATCGACGCGGTGATAGACCCGGCCGACTCGCGCCGCTGGCTCAGCCAGGGCCTGGCCGCAGGCAAGATCGGCCCCTTGCTCCCCGGTGGTCTCGACACTTGGTGA
- a CDS encoding isovaleryl-CoA dehydrogenase, translated as MSWQTHTLSNQVDELRDYALFDTDAALVEGVQRAGADWHADALSAYGRVLGRAETYQLAEQANRYTPELKTFDARGRRIDQVDFHPAWHELLALYRGQGLVSLSFEEAARTGCWTAFAAGMYLHGQIEAGTMCPATMTQASIPVLQKEPALYASLRDKLHSSRYDARDLPVAQKHSIWLGMGMTEKQGGSDVRSNTTTATPVGEGGRGGEYLLRGHKWFFSAPMCDAHLVVARSASGHSCFYVPRWRPDGTKNPVQIQRLKNKLGNRSNSSSEVEFLDAWGLMMGEEGRGIPTIIEMAGYTRLNCVIGSAAIMRQALVQALHWARLRMVFGRPLVEQPLMRVVLADLALESEAATALMLRLAQAFERDDSPVERAWKRILTPAAKFWVCKRAVELTGEAMEVLGGNGYVEEGTLARLYREAPVNSIWEGSGNVMCLDVLRAAAREPEALLALFDDWQQQTQGEPRLLAAVLALRRDLALAPDQLEARGRRFAQDLVLLAQGLLLRCHAPSLVADAFVASRFDGGAGRVYGATLLSPAGLDAVLRRAYAG; from the coding sequence ATGAGCTGGCAAACCCACACCCTGAGCAATCAGGTCGATGAGTTACGCGACTACGCCTTGTTCGACACCGATGCGGCCCTGGTCGAGGGCGTGCAGCGCGCTGGCGCCGACTGGCATGCCGATGCGCTGTCCGCCTACGGCCGCGTGCTGGGCCGGGCCGAGACCTACCAGCTGGCCGAGCAGGCGAACCGCTACACCCCCGAGCTGAAGACCTTCGACGCCCGCGGCCGCCGCATCGACCAGGTGGACTTCCACCCGGCCTGGCACGAGCTGCTTGCGCTGTACCGCGGTCAGGGCCTGGTCTCGCTGAGTTTCGAGGAGGCGGCGCGCACCGGCTGCTGGACGGCTTTTGCCGCCGGCATGTATCTGCATGGCCAGATCGAGGCCGGCACGATGTGTCCGGCGACGATGACGCAGGCCAGCATCCCGGTGCTGCAGAAGGAGCCGGCGCTCTATGCCTCCCTGCGCGACAAGCTGCATTCCAGCCGCTACGACGCCCGCGATCTGCCCGTCGCGCAAAAGCACTCGATCTGGCTGGGCATGGGCATGACCGAGAAGCAGGGCGGCTCTGACGTGCGCTCCAACACCACCACGGCCACGCCGGTGGGCGAAGGCGGGCGCGGCGGCGAGTACCTGCTGCGCGGCCACAAATGGTTTTTCAGTGCGCCGATGTGCGATGCCCACTTGGTGGTGGCGCGCAGTGCCTCAGGCCACAGCTGCTTCTACGTGCCGCGCTGGCGGCCCGACGGTACCAAGAACCCGGTGCAGATCCAGCGGCTGAAGAACAAGCTGGGCAACAGGTCCAACTCCAGCAGCGAGGTCGAGTTCCTCGATGCCTGGGGCCTGATGATGGGCGAGGAGGGCCGCGGCATACCGACCATCATCGAGATGGCCGGCTACACGCGGCTGAACTGCGTCATCGGCAGCGCGGCCATCATGCGCCAGGCCCTGGTACAGGCGCTGCACTGGGCGCGGCTACGCATGGTGTTCGGCAGGCCCTTGGTCGAGCAGCCGCTGATGCGGGTGGTGCTGGCCGATCTGGCGCTGGAGAGCGAGGCCGCCACGGCGCTGATGCTGCGCCTGGCCCAGGCCTTCGAGCGCGATGACAGCCCGGTGGAGCGTGCCTGGAAGCGCATCCTGACCCCGGCGGCGAAGTTCTGGGTCTGCAAGCGCGCGGTCGAGCTGACCGGCGAGGCCATGGAGGTGCTGGGCGGCAATGGCTATGTCGAGGAGGGCACGCTGGCTCGGCTTTACCGCGAGGCGCCGGTCAACTCGATCTGGGAAGGCTCGGGCAATGTGATGTGCCTGGACGTGCTGCGCGCCGCCGCGCGCGAGCCCGAGGCCTTGCTGGCGCTGTTCGATGACTGGCAGCAACAAACCCAGGGCGAGCCGCGATTGCTGGCAGCCGTGCTGGCCCTTCGGCGGGACCTGGCCCTTGCGCCGGATCAGCTGGAGGCGCGCGGCCGCCGCTTTGCTCAGGATCTGGTGCTGCTGGCGCAGGGCCTGTTGCTTCGCTGTCATGCGCCGTCGCTGGTGGCAGACGCCTTCGTCGCTTCGCGCTTCGATGGTGGCGCCGGGCGCGTTTATGGTGCGACGCTACTCAGCCCCGCCGGGCTGGACGCCGTGCTGCGGCGGGCCTATGCGGGCTGA